One region of Exiguobacterium acetylicum genomic DNA includes:
- the galU gene encoding UTP--glucose-1-phosphate uridylyltransferase GalU → MRVKKAVIPAAGLGTRFLPATKAMPKEMLPIVDKPTIQYIIEEAIESGIEDILIITGKGKRAIEDHFDSVPELEANLISKNKSELLYLVEATTNINIHFIRQSKPKGLGDAILQAKAFIGNEPFVVMLGDDIVQADIPCTRQLIEQYEITNSSIIGVQPVPEKDTNRYGIVDPSTSISEQLHKVKSFVEKPAPGTAPSNLAILGRYLLTPEIFKYLETQQVGSGGEIQLTDAITRLNEMQRVFAYEFDGKRYDVGEKLGFIRTTLEFALNRKDLGQDVAEIMQELLEAHKEQSLV, encoded by the coding sequence ATGAGAGTAAAAAAAGCAGTCATTCCAGCAGCAGGTCTTGGTACACGTTTTTTACCGGCGACAAAAGCGATGCCAAAGGAAATGTTACCAATCGTCGATAAACCGACGATTCAATACATCATTGAAGAAGCAATTGAATCAGGAATTGAAGATATCTTAATCATCACCGGTAAAGGGAAACGTGCGATCGAAGATCATTTTGATTCTGTACCAGAGCTCGAGGCAAACCTGATTTCAAAAAATAAATCGGAATTGTTATATCTTGTTGAAGCAACGACGAATATCAATATCCACTTCATTCGTCAATCGAAACCCAAAGGTTTAGGGGATGCGATTCTTCAAGCAAAAGCATTTATCGGGAACGAACCATTCGTCGTCATGCTGGGTGATGATATCGTTCAAGCAGACATACCGTGTACACGACAATTAATCGAGCAATATGAAATCACGAATAGTTCAATCATCGGTGTACAGCCAGTTCCGGAAAAAGATACGAATCGTTACGGCATCGTTGATCCAAGTACGAGCATCTCAGAACAATTACATAAGGTAAAATCATTCGTTGAGAAGCCAGCACCGGGAACTGCACCATCGAACTTAGCGATCTTAGGACGTTATCTACTCACACCAGAAATCTTTAAGTATCTCGAAACACAACAGGTCGGCTCAGGTGGCGAAATTCAATTGACGGATGCGATTACACGACTCAACGAGATGCAACGTGTCTTTGCCTACGAGTTTGATGGTAAACGGTATGATGTCGGTGAAAAACTAGGATTCATTCGGACAACACTTGAGTTTGCATTGAATCGTAAAGATTTAGGTCAAGACGTCGCAGAAATCATGCAAGAGCTACTTGAAGCTCATAAAGAACAATCGCTTGTTTAA
- a CDS encoding tyrosine-protein phosphatase: MVDIHCHILPLVDDGPASVEHALQLAEQAAEEGVSRIIATPHLYHPQFETEDVDVKLTVNEFNVLLKQRDIPLIVYPGHEIRLIGELMQALEAGQALTLNESRYILIEFPSSGIPSYARQVFAELISDGYIPIVAHPEKNKAIIQNPSLLFELISNGAISQVTCASLIGKYGKDVQRFAIALLENGLAHLIASDAHHLEKRPFYWKQCERVLEKTFEDWLIDEIYENNEAVLLNQLVTINPPSPVEKNWKGQWV; this comes from the coding sequence ATGGTTGATATCCATTGTCATATCTTGCCGCTCGTCGATGACGGTCCGGCTAGTGTCGAACATGCCTTACAGTTAGCTGAACAAGCCGCTGAAGAGGGAGTGTCGCGGATTATCGCGACACCCCATCTTTATCATCCACAATTCGAAACGGAAGATGTCGATGTGAAACTGACGGTCAACGAGTTCAATGTTTTGTTGAAGCAACGTGATATTCCACTAATCGTTTATCCAGGTCATGAGATTCGTTTGATTGGTGAGTTGATGCAAGCGTTAGAAGCAGGACAAGCACTGACACTCAACGAGTCACGTTATATTTTAATCGAGTTTCCGTCAAGTGGGATTCCGTCTTACGCACGTCAAGTCTTCGCTGAATTGATTTCCGATGGCTATATTCCAATCGTCGCCCATCCGGAAAAAAATAAGGCAATCATTCAAAATCCGTCATTGCTGTTTGAATTGATTTCAAACGGTGCGATTAGTCAGGTGACATGTGCCAGTTTAATCGGGAAATACGGAAAGGATGTCCAGCGGTTCGCAATCGCTTTGCTTGAAAACGGTTTAGCCCATCTCATTGCAAGTGATGCACATCATCTCGAGAAACGCCCATTCTACTGGAAGCAATGCGAACGAGTGCTTGAGAAAACGTTCGAAGATTGGTTGATCGATGAAATTTATGAAAATAATGAAGCCGTTCTCTTGAACCAACTCGTGACAATCAATCCACCGAGTCCTGTCGAGAAGAATTGGAAGGGGCAATGGGTGTAA
- a CDS encoding CpsD/CapB family tyrosine-protein kinase: protein MAKKSKMNKDARKLITVTQPKSPVAEQYRTIRTNIEFMAVDREIQAILVTSATQGEGKSTTSSNLAVAYAQQGKKVLIIDTDMRRPTVHYTFRVANGLGLSSLLTRQAEKEKAILPTKVDNLSILTAGPIPPNPAELLSSRAMEHLVAQLREEFDVIIFDAPPLLQVADSRITSKLTDGVVLVVGCTTSDRQRVLKAKEQLELAEAKILGVVLNRRELTDDSAYQYYYSYE, encoded by the coding sequence ATGGCTAAGAAGAGTAAGATGAATAAAGATGCAAGAAAGCTGATTACAGTCACGCAACCTAAGTCACCTGTCGCTGAGCAGTACCGCACAATCCGGACGAATATTGAATTTATGGCCGTCGATCGTGAGATTCAAGCGATTCTCGTTACTTCAGCAACACAAGGTGAAGGGAAATCGACGACATCTTCGAACTTAGCAGTTGCTTATGCTCAACAAGGTAAGAAAGTTTTGATTATTGACACGGACATGCGTCGTCCGACGGTCCACTATACTTTCCGTGTAGCGAATGGGCTTGGACTTTCAAGTTTGTTGACACGCCAAGCGGAAAAAGAAAAAGCCATCTTACCAACTAAAGTTGATAACTTATCAATTTTGACGGCGGGTCCGATTCCACCGAACCCAGCGGAACTCTTATCGTCGCGTGCGATGGAGCATCTTGTGGCACAACTCCGTGAAGAATTCGACGTCATCATCTTTGACGCACCACCATTATTACAAGTAGCCGATAGTCGGATTACTTCGAAATTAACTGATGGCGTCGTCTTAGTCGTTGGTTGTACGACATCCGATCGTCAACGGGTCTTGAAAGCAAAAGAACAACTTGAACTGGCGGAGGCAAAAATCCTCGGTGTCGTCTTGAACCGTCGTGAACTAACGGATGATTCAGCATATCAATACTACTATTCCTATGAGTGA
- a CDS encoding YveK family protein: MNETISLQELFSILRKSFWRILALTIVAALISFAVSSFLIKPTYQAGTQILVTPNKQENQVIDASQVQSSVTLVNTYRVIIKSPAILEQVQKEVANAPTSIKSLNDMVTVESEQNSQVINVSVQNTDAALASNLANSIAEIFSADVQELMSVDNVKVLSTSSIPTSPISPNILLNTAIAAVVGFLLGVGLAFLREVLDRRIRTEDQVQQILDLPVLGSIPDIDSKVFKSSSKAAKREAVQQHG; this comes from the coding sequence ATGAATGAAACGATTAGCTTACAGGAATTATTTTCGATTTTACGTAAATCGTTCTGGCGCATCTTGGCGTTGACGATTGTCGCCGCTCTCATCTCATTTGCCGTCAGTAGCTTTTTAATTAAACCAACGTATCAAGCAGGAACTCAAATTCTCGTCACACCAAACAAGCAAGAAAATCAAGTCATCGATGCATCACAAGTTCAGTCATCTGTCACATTGGTTAATACATACCGAGTCATCATCAAGAGCCCAGCGATTTTAGAACAGGTTCAAAAAGAAGTAGCGAATGCACCAACAAGTATTAAATCACTAAACGATATGGTCACTGTTGAAAGTGAACAAAATTCACAGGTCATTAATGTTTCTGTTCAAAATACGGACGCAGCACTCGCATCGAACTTAGCAAATTCGATTGCAGAAATCTTTAGTGCGGATGTCCAAGAATTAATGAGCGTAGATAACGTTAAAGTCTTATCAACGTCCAGTATCCCGACGTCACCCATCAGTCCAAACATCTTATTAAACACAGCAATCGCAGCAGTCGTCGGATTCTTACTTGGTGTCGGTCTTGCGTTCTTACGTGAAGTACTCGACCGTCGCATCCGGACAGAAGATCAAGTCCAACAGATTCTTGATCTTCCGGTTCTTGGTAGTATCCCGGACATTGATAGCAAAGTATTCAAGTCATCGTCAAAAGCAGCAAAACGAGAGGCGGTCCAACAACATGGCTAA
- a CDS encoding LCP family glycopolymer transferase: MKKRWTPLKIMLLIALVLVVGVGGFIGYTYYQVDQTVKKIQSPVKNTGDKVVEEQKPVSVLLLGVDQRPGERGRSDSIMVMTLNPTRNESRLISIPRDTKVDIVGKGTNDKINHAYSFGGPEMAIKTVEKFLDIPINYYAEINMEGFTSLVDAVGGVTVNNDIDFTVSGTHFPVGKVNLDGESALKFTRMRYEDPRGDFGRQMRQREVIAQVANKLSSNVSVSNFNAIMDVVGKNAQTNVSFKPMRTLAFDYMDAFRNQKNLKLEGTGGKEGDGIYYWHPTEDSLKETQTALRYSLDME, from the coding sequence GTGAAGAAACGATGGACGCCACTGAAAATTATGCTATTGATTGCACTTGTCCTCGTCGTCGGTGTCGGCGGATTCATCGGCTATACATACTATCAAGTCGACCAGACGGTCAAAAAAATTCAGTCGCCAGTCAAGAATACGGGAGATAAAGTCGTCGAAGAACAAAAGCCGGTTTCCGTACTATTACTTGGTGTCGACCAACGACCAGGAGAGCGGGGGCGTAGTGACTCGATCATGGTCATGACACTGAACCCGACACGAAACGAAAGTCGGTTGATCAGTATTCCTCGGGACACGAAGGTTGATATCGTCGGTAAGGGAACAAATGATAAAATCAACCATGCCTATTCATTCGGTGGACCAGAGATGGCAATCAAGACGGTCGAGAAATTCCTCGATATCCCAATCAACTACTATGCAGAAATTAACATGGAAGGATTCACGTCTCTCGTTGATGCAGTCGGTGGTGTAACGGTCAATAACGATATCGACTTTACGGTCAGTGGAACACATTTCCCAGTTGGTAAAGTCAACTTAGATGGGGAATCAGCGTTAAAGTTCACACGGATGCGTTATGAAGATCCACGTGGTGACTTTGGTCGTCAGATGCGTCAGCGAGAAGTCATCGCTCAAGTCGCGAATAAATTGTCGTCCAACGTTTCAGTCAGTAACTTCAATGCCATCATGGATGTAGTTGGCAAAAATGCACAAACAAATGTCTCGTTCAAACCGATGCGTACTTTAGCATTTGATTACATGGATGCCTTCCGTAACCAGAAGAACTTGAAACTCGAAGGAACGGGTGGAAAAGAAGGCGACGGAATCTATTACTGGCACCCGACAGAAGATTCACTGAAAGAAACACAAACGGCATTACGCTATTCACTCGATATGGAATGA
- a CDS encoding S8 family peptidase, whose amino-acid sequence MKKVIVSALLVSAFGTYTFSATEAATTAKKVPAIEAKTKKGYIKGTFDANGKALFYFDTKTYLSGGTHLKFAFDASKKATVYTSQTEYNQKDPYARYANSKKTLFFPLTWSGRQYIEVTGTKNKAFTIPYKLERLEPIREYATKSTTTGQATSLVVRLNGATKASTLSQTSRATDHETIDSTLRLEKFSYNSFIQALAAKRQLEKTKGVRYVELDQPMKLLSADPFQSVQWALKNTGQRGGVKGADIGYHAMVKRIANKSRSTVRVAVVDTGINPTYADFAGRVRMDLGYDFVHKRQLAYDDHGHGTHVAGVIAATSNNGYGMTGINDRASIIPIKVISRNNYASNSNIAKGILFAVKQKAKVINLSLGGGGVSLAIEDALAEARKKGIFVAAATGNEGVSKLSYPARSKYAFSVGATNRFDKRASFSNYGEGLDLVAPGQDIASYLQDGESIFWSGTSMATPHVAGVASVLYSLKPSIKVTDVESILRKSAKDLGKKGRDTTYGYGRLNADRAVQLVK is encoded by the coding sequence ATGAAAAAGGTCATCGTCAGTGCGCTCCTCGTGAGTGCATTTGGTACATATACATTTAGTGCGACAGAAGCTGCGACAACGGCGAAAAAAGTCCCGGCCATCGAAGCGAAAACGAAAAAAGGCTACATCAAAGGAACGTTCGATGCGAACGGGAAAGCTTTGTTCTATTTTGATACGAAGACGTATCTGTCAGGTGGAACACACTTGAAGTTCGCCTTTGACGCTTCCAAAAAAGCGACCGTTTATACGTCGCAGACGGAATACAATCAAAAAGATCCATATGCGCGGTATGCGAATAGTAAAAAGACACTCTTTTTCCCACTGACATGGAGTGGGCGACAATACATCGAAGTGACGGGAACGAAGAATAAAGCGTTTACGATTCCCTATAAACTCGAACGCCTTGAGCCCATTCGCGAATACGCGACAAAATCAACGACAACCGGACAAGCGACGAGTCTCGTTGTTCGTCTGAACGGGGCGACGAAAGCGAGTACGTTGTCACAGACGTCACGGGCTACTGATCACGAAACGATTGACAGTACGCTACGTCTTGAAAAGTTCTCCTACAACAGTTTTATCCAAGCTTTAGCAGCCAAACGGCAACTTGAAAAAACGAAGGGCGTCCGGTACGTCGAACTCGATCAACCGATGAAGTTACTCAGCGCCGATCCGTTTCAATCGGTCCAGTGGGCATTAAAAAACACCGGACAACGCGGAGGCGTTAAAGGAGCGGACATCGGTTATCACGCGATGGTCAAACGGATTGCCAACAAGTCACGTTCGACCGTTCGTGTGGCGGTCGTCGATACAGGGATCAATCCGACCTATGCGGATTTCGCTGGACGCGTCCGGATGGATCTCGGCTACGATTTTGTTCATAAACGTCAACTTGCTTACGACGATCACGGACACGGGACACATGTCGCCGGTGTCATCGCCGCAACATCAAACAACGGCTATGGGATGACGGGGATTAACGATCGAGCAAGCATCATTCCGATCAAGGTCATCTCGCGCAATAACTATGCATCGAACTCGAATATCGCTAAAGGCATTCTGTTCGCTGTGAAACAAAAGGCAAAAGTCATCAACTTGAGCCTTGGTGGTGGAGGTGTCTCACTGGCGATTGAAGATGCCTTAGCGGAAGCACGCAAGAAAGGGATCTTCGTCGCAGCAGCAACCGGTAACGAAGGCGTATCGAAACTGTCCTATCCGGCACGTTCGAAATATGCGTTCTCGGTCGGGGCGACGAACCGATTCGATAAACGAGCGTCGTTCTCGAACTATGGCGAAGGACTCGATCTCGTCGCACCGGGGCAGGATATCGCCAGTTATTTACAGGACGGCGAATCGATCTTCTGGAGTGGCACATCGATGGCAACACCGCATGTCGCAGGGGTCGCGAGTGTCCTCTATAGCTTAAAGCCAAGTATCAAAGTGACGGACGTCGAATCGATTCTTCGGAAGTCAGCAAAGGACCTCGGGAAAAAAGGTCGTGATACGACATACGGATACGGTCGCTTGAATGCCGATCGTGCCGTTCAGCTCGTGAAATAA
- a CDS encoding S8 family peptidase produces MRTWIAGSLALGLICSTLPVKALEKQETIRPATLTKAKEVPAFSKQAGSALTGRFDSDGLAVWYFDAKNFVAKGTHFEFELDYDTYGTMFASKADAEAGRVYNRYYQVTDDTLYFPLSWSGRQYLVLEGYPGDRYSVPAYISRYEPIEESMTATVKAVKPALLVQTRPGAMRAQSFGASKVEPLASELRIERLVYDSYADAEAAKKKFERSNSVAFAEFDAPIQAFGVDAYQKHQWSLQNTGQKKGLKGADIGFVAMQKRIKGKKLSATKVAVLDSGINPTYADFAGKVRMDLGYDFINGDKTAWDDNGHGSHVAGIIAAGGNNTYGMTGINPMTTLIPIKVLDESGAGSVSGLVKGIQHATKQGARVINMSLGGSSSSKSIDSALAAAVKKNILIVAASGNEGRGTVAYPARSKYVLSVGATGRKDTKASFSNYGTGLDLVAPGVSIPSYLADGELLYGSGTSMATPHVAGVASLMISLKPSLKASSVESILKKSAKDLGKKGYDTSYGAGRLNADNAVKLIP; encoded by the coding sequence ATGCGAACATGGATAGCAGGGAGCTTAGCACTTGGTTTGATCTGCAGTACGCTACCAGTCAAGGCGCTTGAAAAGCAGGAAACGATTCGTCCGGCGACATTAACGAAGGCGAAAGAAGTCCCGGCCTTCTCAAAACAAGCCGGCAGTGCCTTGACAGGTCGCTTCGACTCGGATGGACTTGCCGTATGGTATTTTGATGCGAAGAATTTTGTCGCAAAAGGAACGCACTTTGAGTTCGAGCTTGACTACGATACGTACGGAACGATGTTCGCCAGTAAAGCTGACGCGGAAGCAGGTCGTGTCTACAACCGCTACTATCAAGTTACGGACGATACACTCTACTTCCCACTCAGTTGGAGCGGACGGCAGTACTTAGTTCTCGAAGGCTATCCGGGCGATCGTTATTCTGTTCCCGCCTACATCTCACGTTACGAACCGATTGAGGAATCGATGACAGCTACCGTCAAAGCAGTCAAACCGGCGTTACTCGTTCAGACACGCCCTGGTGCAATGCGGGCGCAATCGTTCGGTGCCTCCAAAGTCGAACCACTAGCGTCTGAGCTCCGCATCGAACGACTCGTCTATGATTCCTATGCTGACGCTGAAGCAGCGAAGAAAAAGTTCGAGCGATCGAATAGTGTTGCGTTCGCGGAGTTTGACGCACCGATCCAAGCCTTCGGTGTCGACGCCTATCAAAAACATCAATGGTCGCTGCAGAACACGGGACAAAAGAAGGGACTGAAAGGAGCGGACATCGGCTTCGTCGCCATGCAAAAACGCATCAAAGGCAAGAAGCTGTCTGCAACGAAAGTCGCAGTCCTCGACTCCGGCATTAATCCGACGTATGCGGACTTCGCAGGTAAAGTCCGGATGGATCTCGGCTATGATTTCATCAATGGCGATAAGACAGCCTGGGATGACAACGGACACGGTTCACACGTCGCCGGGATCATTGCTGCAGGTGGAAATAACACGTACGGGATGACCGGTATCAATCCGATGACGACGTTGATTCCGATCAAGGTGCTCGATGAGTCAGGAGCTGGTTCGGTCTCGGGACTCGTCAAAGGTATCCAGCATGCGACAAAACAAGGTGCCCGAGTCATCAACATGAGTCTCGGCGGTAGTTCTTCTTCAAAATCGATCGATTCGGCATTAGCCGCAGCGGTCAAGAAGAACATCCTGATCGTCGCTGCTTCCGGGAACGAAGGACGCGGAACGGTCGCATATCCGGCCCGTTCGAAATATGTCTTGTCGGTCGGTGCAACCGGACGAAAAGATACGAAAGCGTCGTTCTCAAATTACGGAACGGGACTGGACCTCGTCGCTCCAGGCGTCTCGATCCCAAGCTACCTTGCAGATGGGGAGCTGTTATATGGAAGTGGGACTTCGATGGCGACGCCACACGTCGCGGGTGTCGCGAGTCTTATGATCAGTCTGAAGCCGTCCTTGAAGGCAAGTAGTGTGGAAAGTATCCTCAAGAAATCAGCGAAGGATCTCGGTAAAAAAGGCTATGATACGAGTTATGGTGCCGGTCGTTTGAATGCCGATAACGCCGTCAAACTAATCCCTTAA
- a CDS encoding glycoside hydrolase family 70 protein, with protein MNKTKKVSTGLLAALVATSGLTYAPESAKAFTSSEKLDNRVIFQSFSLYQPYESNMYRTLAKKGELLNSWGVTDVWLPPAYRSFDMARYMEGYAIADRYDLGEFPQGPGGSVATKYGKATQLEMMVDMLHDDNIKVQMDLVPNQMLGLNKREAVFVRRATSSGEPFTNPFTGGEKTKTLATPYLAYTKGGGMGQAKYGYLKEWNKSFINGTSLQGQGMGRVMTDKDGKPYRYFGKDDANNYLPEWLLDAAKTQNLNVVDTYLAADGWYEVSPENWKPMLSQYAKDEGYLEYMKQNGFPSKEALLTSTENSKIASLTEEYMKTQAAYGYGSEERSYQNDNSGIDIEDQFLFVDETGFPTQAYNKTMANNDEFLIGVDLANSNPEVIKEQKNWMKWMLETYKFDGFRIDAASHYDTKILNAEAEVSKAHFGKQDYLSYIESYKTEQNAYMKANNNEQLVMDGELYFTLRTALTSSNKRALSDLAKVSVVNREGDGATNVQANWSFVNNHDQEKNRVNQIMLDAYGIKTNAQYGKDGEPKSFEKLYNKEDEAKALAIYNKELASPTKKYSTENVVAQYAFLLSNKNTVPTVYYGDLYQTDASYMSKTTPYYDEITNLLKVRKQYVYGKQHVAYHTSNTSKEAGKDLISSVRFGKDRNTGVATVIGKNAALDTTVQVNMGKTHANQVFVDASGVTNTKLVTDKNGILTVPVKGIKTAEVNGYVGVFVPQATKAPVASIKAGAVYQGKALDLKTTVTNTTAAVASTRYRVLDTKKATVDSKGRLTGKATGKTTVEATVTLKDGFVLKTVLPIETKANSVTLKATKATLKKNQTTRIAYTSATDKIKSVQYTSVNKKVAQVSSRGNVKGIKAGKTTIRVTYTTAGNYKVVKTFTVTVK; from the coding sequence ATGAACAAGACGAAAAAAGTCTCAACAGGTTTGCTTGCGGCATTGGTCGCGACAAGCGGACTGACGTATGCACCAGAAAGCGCAAAGGCTTTCACATCAAGTGAAAAGCTCGACAACCGCGTTATTTTCCAAAGCTTCAGCTTATATCAACCGTACGAAAGCAACATGTACCGGACGCTTGCTAAAAAAGGTGAGTTGCTCAACTCTTGGGGTGTGACAGATGTATGGTTGCCACCAGCATATCGTTCATTCGATATGGCACGTTACATGGAAGGCTATGCAATCGCTGACCGTTATGACCTCGGTGAATTCCCACAAGGACCAGGTGGATCGGTTGCGACGAAGTACGGAAAAGCCACACAACTCGAGATGATGGTCGACATGTTGCATGACGACAACATCAAAGTCCAGATGGACCTCGTTCCGAACCAAATGCTCGGTCTCAACAAACGGGAAGCTGTTTTCGTTCGTCGTGCGACAAGCTCAGGTGAGCCGTTCACGAACCCGTTCACAGGCGGAGAAAAAACGAAGACGCTCGCAACGCCTTACCTCGCTTATACAAAAGGTGGCGGTATGGGACAAGCAAAATACGGTTACCTCAAAGAGTGGAACAAATCGTTCATCAATGGGACATCGCTACAAGGACAGGGTATGGGTCGCGTCATGACGGACAAAGACGGTAAACCGTACCGTTACTTCGGTAAAGACGATGCGAACAACTACTTACCAGAATGGTTGCTTGATGCAGCGAAGACACAGAACTTGAATGTCGTCGATACATACCTCGCAGCAGATGGCTGGTATGAAGTCTCACCAGAGAACTGGAAGCCGATGCTTTCGCAATATGCGAAGGATGAAGGATACCTCGAGTACATGAAACAAAACGGCTTCCCATCAAAAGAAGCTTTGCTTACTTCAACGGAAAACAGCAAAATCGCTTCGTTGACGGAAGAATACATGAAAACACAAGCTGCGTACGGTTATGGATCAGAAGAACGTTCATACCAAAACGATAACTCAGGCATCGATATCGAAGATCAGTTCCTCTTCGTCGATGAGACTGGTTTCCCAACGCAGGCATACAACAAAACGATGGCAAACAACGATGAGTTCTTGATCGGTGTCGACCTTGCGAACTCGAACCCAGAAGTCATCAAGGAACAAAAGAACTGGATGAAGTGGATGCTTGAGACATACAAGTTTGACGGTTTCCGAATCGATGCAGCATCACACTATGATACAAAAATCTTGAATGCAGAAGCAGAAGTGTCAAAAGCGCACTTCGGTAAACAAGATTACCTCAGCTACATTGAGAGCTATAAAACAGAACAGAATGCTTACATGAAAGCAAACAATAACGAACAACTCGTCATGGACGGAGAGCTCTATTTCACGCTTCGCACAGCACTTACGTCTTCGAACAAACGTGCACTTAGTGACTTAGCGAAAGTTTCAGTCGTTAACCGTGAAGGTGACGGGGCAACAAATGTTCAAGCGAACTGGTCATTCGTCAATAACCATGACCAAGAGAAAAACCGTGTCAATCAAATCATGCTTGATGCGTACGGTATCAAAACGAATGCGCAGTACGGAAAAGACGGCGAGCCGAAATCGTTCGAGAAGCTCTACAATAAAGAAGATGAAGCGAAGGCACTTGCAATCTACAACAAAGAGCTCGCAAGTCCAACGAAGAAATACTCGACGGAAAACGTCGTCGCACAATACGCGTTCCTTCTTTCGAACAAAAACACGGTCCCAACGGTCTACTACGGTGATCTCTACCAGACGGATGCATCGTATATGTCGAAAACGACACCGTACTATGATGAAATCACGAATCTCCTAAAAGTCCGTAAGCAATATGTGTACGGTAAACAACACGTTGCGTATCACACATCGAACACGTCTAAAGAAGCGGGTAAAGACTTGATCTCAAGCGTCCGTTTCGGAAAAGACCGCAACACAGGTGTTGCGACAGTCATCGGGAAAAATGCAGCGCTTGATACGACAGTTCAAGTCAACATGGGTAAAACACACGCGAACCAAGTCTTCGTCGATGCTAGTGGCGTGACGAATACGAAACTCGTCACAGATAAGAACGGTATCTTGACAGTTCCAGTCAAAGGGATCAAAACAGCTGAAGTCAACGGTTACGTCGGCGTCTTCGTCCCACAAGCAACAAAAGCGCCAGTCGCATCGATCAAAGCTGGTGCAGTCTATCAAGGAAAAGCACTCGACTTGAAAACGACAGTTACGAACACGACAGCAGCAGTTGCGTCAACACGCTACCGTGTCCTCGATACGAAAAAAGCGACAGTTGATTCAAAAGGTCGCCTGACAGGTAAAGCAACAGGTAAGACGACGGTTGAAGCAACGGTTACGTTAAAAGATGGTTTTGTCTTAAAAACAGTCTTACCAATCGAAACAAAAGCAAACAGCGTCACGCTGAAAGCAACAAAAGCAACACTCAAGAAAAACCAGACGACGCGTATCGCGTATACGTCAGCAACGGATAAGATCAAATCTGTTCAGTATACGTCAGTGAACAAAAAAGTCGCGCAAGTCTCGTCACGCGGTAACGTAAAAGGGATTAAAGCAGGTAAAACGACGATCCGTGTCACATACACGACAGCAGGAAACTACAAAGTCGTCAAAACATTCACAGTCACAGTCAAGTAA